The Oncorhynchus nerka isolate Pitt River linkage group LG13, Oner_Uvic_2.0, whole genome shotgun sequence sequence GTCACACAGGCCTCCACTGGTAAAATCCTCACAGGGTGGAGTTTACAGCCATTAAGGCAAAAAGGAAAGACTTTCTCAGTgaaagtgtgtgtgaatgtgtgtagaaCTGTCTTATTATCAGGGTCAGAGAATGACAGCTTACCTCCATCCCAGTCCAGCTGCACTCTGATCCTCAGGGGTTTCTGTCTCACAGTAAGGAGAGTGTCTGACCCTGATGGAGAATGTGTATCATATTTACCACCAGTGAATTGGATTTGCCAGTATCCATTCTTTACTTCTCCCTTCCGCTGGACAGATTCTGTAATCACACCCAGTGACCAGTGAGTATTGTCCCCAACCTCAATGTCCCAGTTGTGTGTCCCTGAATTAAAGCCTTCGGAGCCTAGGACCATTCTAACGGTATCAAACCTCTCTGGGTTGTCAGGAAGCTGCCGTGTTTCATCACTGTCATTGATGCTGTCTTCATCACGGTGTCTCACACTGGTCagatcatcagacaggatgagatGTGGTTGGGAAGTATTGGGGTTCAGAATCACAGGAGTGTATTTCACAATCTCATGCATCTTCTCCCAGACTCTAAATTGCAGGTTGCCCAAGTATTTAGCCACGTCTATCAGCACTCCTGAGATCAGCATTGGATCTGGCAGTTTGCATTGGGCTCTTTCCTTTGTGGACTCATAGTTCTGCAGAAATGAGAGGTCTTCAGCTTTCAGCTCCTCCTCTAAGAATCTGATTGTGTTTGCAAGTGATGATATCTCTCTGCTCATTTCTTCAATATTTTCTTTCATCACTCGATTCTTGTGCTCTTCTTCCTCTTTTAGTTCAGCTATCCTGGCTGCCTCTTCCTCTTGTAGAAACTGGTGAAGCTTCTCAAACTGCCCCTTAATTTGACCCTCTGTGTGCTGGGCCTGGCTCAAGATGTGTTCAGCACAGGTTTGGCTAATTTTACTAAAGACCCCAAGCTTCTCCTTTAAGGAATTCAGTGCTGTCTGGAGTTCTTCCTTCTGATCCTGTGCAGCTTCATCTATGGGGCTGCAGTTAtggtttttgtgtttttttgaaGTCTGACATACCACACAGATTAGCTTTTTATCCTCCTGGCAGAAGAGTTTGAATTTCTCACTGTGCAAACTGCAGAGCACCTCAGACCTTGCTGTATCCATTAAGATCCTCGTCTCGCACACAGGGCATTGCCGAGAATCTGTCTGGTTCCAGCATTCATGTAGACAGACTGTGCAGAGTTTGTGGTGGCATGACAGTATAACAGGATCCCTGAGGATGTCGTGGCACACAGGACAGGATATTtggctgtctctctgtagttTCTCAGCGAGATTGTTGTGGTTCATCTTCCTCAGGATCTCTAGTGACACCTTCACAGCTCCCTCATAGCTTGAGGTCTTGATCATCTTATCCACAGTGGTTAGCCTGTCCGTGTTCTCCAGCTTGCTCTTAGGGAAGGGAGGAAAATCGCTGAGCACAACCTGAGTCAGGTACCACTGGAATGTCTTAAGGTCTTCAGTGATTAGCTCTTCTAAAATGGCTAACAGCAGTTCAGGAACAGGAATGGGTGTTTCCATCATCGATCTGCAGATACAGGACTACAGAATGATTTACTTGGCTTTTTAATAACCTTCCCTTCTAACAGTCCGTTATTGGCGTTTCCAATTTCTATCTGTTTCTACTAAAAATGTAAATCCCAGTCTTGTGTTGTGTATCAGAAAGAATGAACAACCGTAACGAAACTTGACGCCTGTGAGAGACGAGCTTGTCTTCCTGTATTCGGATAACAATTAGAGGAACTAGGTCACATAAAAGTGGTGTACAGTTTTCTTCCCCATTCTGAATGACAGATAAATAAGAGGTGGGACATTGGCATGCCAAGGCTGCAATCAGCATGGCACACATTGATGAATGTTGACATAAATATATTGCGTAtaacagactggtactgtatatacatacagttgaagtcgtaagtttacatacacttaggttggagtcattaaaacttgtttttcaaccacaaatttcttgttaacaaattatagtttgggcaagtcgtttaggacatctactttgtgaatgacacaagtcatttttccaacaattgtttacagacagattatttcacctttaattcactgtatcacaattccagtgggtcagaagtttgcatacactaagttgactgtgcctttaaacagcttggacaattccagaaaatgatgtcatggctttagaagcttctgataggctaattgacataatttgagtcaattggaggtgtacctgtggatgtattttaaggcttaccttcaaactcggtgcctctttgcttgacatcatgggaaaatcaaaagaaatcagccaagacctcagaaataaattgtagacctccacaagtctggttcatccttgggaaaaaaattccaaacgcctaaaggtaccacgttcatctgtacaaacaatattccGCAAGTTTAAACACCgtgggaccaagcagccgtcataccgctcaggaaagagacgcattctgtctcctagagatgaacgtactttggtgcgaaaagtgcaacctaatctcagaacaacagcaaaggaccatgtgaagatgctgtaggaaacaggtacaaaagtatctatatccacaggaaaacgagtcctatatcgacataacctaaaagggCGCTCAGCCATAAAAAAAAGACAGAGTacggtttgcatctgcacatggggacaaagattgtactttttggaaaaatgtcctctggtctgatgaagcaaaaatagaactgtttggccataatggccatcgttatgtttggaggaaaaagggggaggcttgcaagccgaagaacaacatcccaaccgtgaagcatgggggtggcagcatcatgctgtgggggtgctttgctgcaagagggactggaacacttcagaaaatagatggcatcatgagtgaGGAAAATtacgtgaatatattgaagcaacatctcaagacatcagtcaagaagttaaagcttggtcgcaaatgggtcttccaaatggacaatgaccccaagcattcttccaaagttgtggcaaaatggcttaaggacaacaaagtcaaggtattggagtggccatcacaaagccctgacctcaatcccattgacaatttgtgggcagaactgaattagagagagcatatgtggggtggccagtcctcttctggctgtgccgggtggagattataatagaacatggccaagatgttcaaatgttcataaatgaccagcatggtcgaataataataaggcagagcagttgaaactggagcagcagcacggccaggtggactggggacagcaaggagtcatcatgtcaggtagtcctggggcatggtcctagggctcaggtcctccgagagagagaaagaaagagagaaggagagaattagagaacgcacacttagattcacacaggacaccgaataggacaggagaagtactccagatataacaaactgaccctagccccccgacacataaactactgcagcataaatactggaggctgagacaggaggggtcaggagacactgtggccccatccgaggacacccccggacagggccaaacaggaaggatataaccccacccactttgccaaagcacagcccccacaccactagagggatatcttcaaccaccaacttaccatcctgagacaagtgctgagtatagcccacaaagatctacgccatggcacaacccaagggggggcgccaacccagacaggatgaccacatcagtgaatcaacccactcaggtgacgcaccccttccagggacggcatgagagagccccagtaagccagtgactcagcccctgtaatagggttagaggcagagaatcccagtggaaagaggggaaccggccaggcagagacagcaagggcggttcgttgctccagagcctttccgttcaccttcccactcctgggccagactacactcaatcatatgacccactgaagagatgagtcttcagtaaagacttaaaggttgagaccgagtttgcgtctctgacatgggtaggcagaccgttccataaaaatggagctctataggagaaagccctgcctccagctgtttgcttagaaattctagggacaattaggaggcctgcgtcttgtgaccgtagcgtacgtgtaggtatgtacggcaggaccaaatcagagagataggtaggagcaagcccatgtaatgctttgtaggttagcagtaaaaccttgaaatcagcccttgctttgacaggaagccagtgtagagaggctagcactggagtaatatgatcaaattttttggttctagtcaggattctagcagccgtatttagcaccaactgaagtttatttagtgctttttccgggtagccggaaagtagagcattgcagtagtctaacctagaagtgacaaaagcattgaataatttttctgcatcatttttggacagaaagtttctgatttttgcaatgttacgtagatggaaaaaagctgtccttgaaatggtcttgatatgttcttcaaaagagagatcagggtccagagtaacaccaaggtccttcacagttttatttgagacgactgtacaaccattaagattaattgtcagattcaacagaagatctctttgtttcttgggacctagaacaagcatctctgttttgtccgagtttaaaagtagaaagtttgcagccatccacttccttatgtctgaaacacatgcttctagcaagggcaattttggggcttcaccatgtttcattgaaatgtacagctgtgtgtcatccgcatagcagtgaaagttaacattatgttttcgaataacatccccaagaggtaaaatatatagtgaaaacaatagtggtcctaaaacggaaccttgaggaacactgaaatttacagttgatttgtcagaggacaaaccattcacagagacaaactgatatctttccgacagataagatctaaaccaggccagaacttgtccgtgtagaccaatttgggtttccaatctctccaaaagaatgtggtgatcgatggtatcaaaagcagcactaaggtctaggagcacgaggacagatgcagagcctcggtccgatgccattaaaatgtaatttaccaccttcacaagtgccgtctcagtgctatgatggggtctaaaaccagactgaagcatttcgtatacattgtttgtcttcaggaaggcagtaacAGCCTTTtgtaaaaat is a genomic window containing:
- the LOC115139968 gene encoding zinc-binding protein A33-like translates to MMETPIPVPELLLAILEELITEDLKTFQWYLTQVVLSDFPPFPKSKLENTDRLTTVDKMIKTSSYEGAVKVSLEILRKMNHNNLAEKLQRDSQISCPVCHDILRDPVILSCHHKLCTVCLHECWNQTDSRQCPVCETRILMDTARSEVLCSLHSEKFKLFCQEDKKLICVVCQTSKKHKNHNCSPIDEAAQDQKEELQTALNSLKEKLGVFSKISQTCAEHILSQAQHTEGQIKGQFEKLHQFLQEEEAARIAELKEEEEHKNRVMKENIEEMSREISSLANTIRFLEEELKAEDLSFLQNYESTKERAQCKLPDPMLISGVLIDVAKYLGNLQFRVWEKMHEIVKYTPVILNPNTSQPHLILSDDLTSVRHRDEDSINDSDETRQLPDNPERFDTVRMVLGSEGFNSGTHNWDIEVGDNTHWSLGVITESVQRKGEVKNGYWQIQFTGGKYDTHSPSGSDTLLTVRQKPLRIRVQLDWDGGRKPLQNHPPTKDQAAW